In Janibacter sp. CX7, a single genomic region encodes these proteins:
- a CDS encoding GNAT family N-acetyltransferase: protein MKVADLAWPRQAGPLSLRPPTPDDIAQALTWRNSPEVTRWLLLTTVDPQTYTRSWLEDDPDSLGVAAHVDGQLVGTGSLSIGDAMGQVHAGQDIWSRAQGSLGYTIDPAHAGRGHGTHLARGLLSIAFDELGLHRVTAGCFADNTPSWRVMERIGMRREQHGVKDSWHAELGWVDGYTYGILREEWP, encoded by the coding sequence GTGAAGGTCGCCGACCTTGCCTGGCCACGACAGGCCGGGCCACTCTCCCTTCGCCCACCGACACCCGACGACATCGCGCAGGCACTCACCTGGCGGAACAGCCCCGAGGTCACGCGGTGGCTGCTGCTGACGACCGTCGACCCGCAGACGTACACGCGCAGCTGGCTCGAGGACGACCCCGACAGCCTCGGCGTGGCCGCACACGTCGACGGTCAGCTCGTGGGGACCGGCTCACTGTCCATCGGGGACGCCATGGGCCAGGTCCACGCCGGTCAGGACATCTGGAGCCGGGCCCAGGGCAGCCTCGGCTACACCATCGACCCCGCGCACGCCGGTCGCGGCCACGGCACACACCTGGCGCGCGGCCTGCTGTCGATCGCCTTCGACGAGCTCGGGCTGCACCGGGTGACGGCCGGCTGCTTCGCCGACAACACCCCGTCGTGGCGGGTCATGGAGCGCATCGGCATGCGCAGGGAGCAGCACGGCGTCAAGGACTCGTGGCACGCCGAGCTCGGCTGGGTCGACGGCTACACCTACGGGATCCTGCGCGAGGAGTGGCCCTGA
- a CDS encoding DUF1801 domain-containing protein — MASDRKTKPTDTSPDEVLGAVADERRRTDAQAALDLMREVSGAEPVVWGPSMIGFGTQPYTTADGKEHEWFRIGLAPRKAALTLYGLTFYGSNEDLLDRLGTHTTGKGCVYIKRLQDVDADVLRELVERSWAGSGE; from the coding sequence ATGGCCAGCGACCGCAAGACGAAGCCCACCGACACCTCCCCCGACGAGGTGCTCGGCGCCGTGGCCGACGAGCGCCGCCGCACGGACGCGCAGGCCGCGCTCGACCTCATGCGCGAGGTCTCCGGGGCCGAGCCGGTCGTGTGGGGGCCGTCGATGATCGGCTTCGGCACCCAGCCCTACACGACGGCCGACGGCAAGGAGCACGAGTGGTTCCGCATCGGCCTCGCCCCGCGCAAGGCAGCGCTCACGCTCTACGGACTGACCTTCTACGGGTCCAACGAGGACCTGCTCGACCGCCTCGGCACGCACACCACCGGCAAGGGCTGCGTCTACATCAAGCGTCTGCAGGACGTCGACGCCGACGTCCTGCGCGAGCTCGTCGAGCGGTCCTGGGCGGGGTCCGGCGAGTGA
- a CDS encoding type I restriction-modification enzyme R subunit C-terminal domain-containing protein: MTLPMLEQMRLKLRALVRLVEKTKRNPVYTDFADELGEATEVTLPGTVPGTDMERFRAKASAYLRSHESNIALQRLRRNRQLTEGDLSALEQMLLESGAGAAADVERAAEKARGLGLFVRSLVGLDREAAKEAFGGYLDGARFDVHQVRFVELIVDESAVDDIVEILRDVEFRAQPRGA; the protein is encoded by the coding sequence GTGACGCTCCCGATGCTCGAGCAGATGCGCCTGAAGCTGCGGGCGCTCGTTCGCCTGGTGGAGAAGACGAAACGCAACCCGGTCTACACGGACTTCGCCGACGAGCTCGGTGAGGCGACCGAGGTGACGCTGCCCGGGACGGTGCCGGGCACCGACATGGAGCGCTTCCGCGCGAAGGCCAGTGCCTACCTGCGCTCCCACGAGAGCAACATCGCCCTGCAGCGGCTGCGGCGTAACCGGCAGCTCACCGAGGGTGACCTCAGCGCGCTCGAGCAGATGCTGCTGGAGAGCGGAGCCGGGGCTGCCGCGGACGTGGAGCGGGCGGCTGAAAAGGCGCGCGGGCTCGGGCTCTTCGTGAGGTCGCTCGTCGGGCTCGACCGCGAAGCGGCCAAGGAGGCCTTCGGTGGCTACCTCGACGGTGCGCGCTTCGACGTCCACCAGGTGCGCTTCGTCGAGCTGATCGTCGACGAGAGCGCAGTTGACGACATCGTCGAGATCCTCCGCGACGTGGAGTTCCGGGCTCAGCCACGAGGTGCGTGA
- a CDS encoding Abi family protein gives MAQQVVKPFTTIGKQVELLRARGMMLDRDEAERWLTVVGYYRLSGYWYPYRALNTGVRGDQFVQDARFDDVVRLYEFDRKLRTQIHDGVERIEVALRSRVSYRIAEHDPLGYENPSLFRPAFERSEWLATARRRVDRAKRHSEPIRHYEKKYGGRVPIWVLTEVLDFSDVSKLYDGMLVRDQWTVAERLGVRVDEARLTANQRKKGRKVHPLARWLEHLTVIRNSAAHHGRVWNRSFTPVGTAGLRTIDALECLPEGQSERAFGALTLMGYLLQGTSPGSSWTSKVRNLVEDTFQDLPGRSVGEMGFPEGWQATPLWSQGRFAR, from the coding sequence ATGGCCCAGCAGGTGGTCAAGCCATTCACCACGATCGGCAAGCAGGTCGAGCTGCTGCGAGCGCGTGGAATGATGCTGGATCGAGACGAAGCTGAGCGGTGGCTAACGGTGGTCGGGTACTACCGCCTTAGCGGCTACTGGTACCCGTACCGGGCACTCAACACAGGCGTCCGTGGGGATCAGTTCGTCCAGGATGCGAGGTTCGACGACGTTGTCCGCTTGTATGAGTTTGACCGGAAGCTCAGGACCCAGATCCATGACGGGGTCGAGCGCATCGAGGTGGCTCTGCGGAGCAGGGTCAGTTACCGCATCGCGGAGCACGACCCATTGGGCTATGAGAACCCGAGCCTCTTCCGCCCGGCCTTCGAGCGCTCGGAGTGGTTGGCGACAGCACGGCGGCGCGTTGATCGTGCCAAGAGACACAGTGAGCCGATCCGTCACTACGAGAAGAAGTACGGCGGGCGGGTGCCGATCTGGGTCCTGACGGAGGTCCTGGACTTTTCGGACGTCTCCAAGCTCTACGACGGGATGCTCGTTCGTGATCAGTGGACAGTTGCGGAGCGCCTTGGCGTCCGGGTCGACGAAGCAAGATTGACTGCCAACCAGCGGAAGAAGGGCAGAAAGGTGCATCCGCTGGCACGTTGGCTCGAGCACTTGACTGTCATCCGGAACAGCGCAGCGCACCATGGCCGTGTGTGGAATCGGTCCTTCACCCCTGTTGGGACGGCTGGACTGAGGACGATCGACGCCCTTGAGTGCCTGCCCGAGGGGCAGAGCGAGCGAGCATTTGGTGCGCTCACCCTCATGGGCTACCTGCTGCAGGGGACGTCGCCCGGGAGTTCTTGGACCTCCAAGGTCAGGAATCTCGTGGAGGACACGTTCCAAGATTTGCCCGGGCGGTCGGTGGGAGAGATGGGGTTCCCAGAGGGCTGGCAGGCCACGCCACTGTGGTCGCAGGGCCGGTTCGCGCGCTGA
- a CDS encoding N-acetyltransferase: MQTHSLAERPDLVDAFWSIAGDWPTFMLQDPTSDRAYEAAVDAFPQLHLVVMEGEAAVARLHAVPFGHALADLPPRGWDAAMQEAEWLAAKGEAPDLSTISLIEARVAVDRRGEGLSGALLAEARRRYAALGCRDLLGPVRPTRKWLEPRTAADEYARRVREDGLPVDPWLRAHVRLGGRIVQVAPLSMTIPGTLAQWREWTGLPFDVDGSVEVEGGLAPVHVDLANDHAVYVEPNVWVHHDLRPLAG; this comes from the coding sequence ATGCAGACGCACTCGCTCGCCGAGCGGCCGGACCTCGTCGACGCCTTCTGGTCGATCGCGGGGGACTGGCCGACCTTCATGCTCCAGGACCCGACCTCGGACCGGGCCTACGAGGCGGCGGTCGACGCCTTCCCGCAGCTGCACCTCGTCGTCATGGAGGGCGAGGCCGCGGTAGCGCGGCTGCACGCGGTGCCCTTCGGTCATGCCTTGGCGGACCTGCCGCCTCGTGGTTGGGATGCCGCGATGCAGGAGGCCGAGTGGCTGGCGGCGAAGGGGGAAGCCCCGGACCTGTCGACGATCAGCCTCATCGAGGCCCGGGTGGCGGTGGACCGACGGGGCGAAGGGCTGAGCGGCGCGCTGCTCGCCGAGGCGCGGCGTCGCTATGCCGCGCTCGGCTGCCGTGACCTCCTAGGCCCGGTCCGCCCGACCCGCAAGTGGCTCGAACCCCGCACTGCCGCAGACGAGTACGCGCGTCGGGTCCGCGAGGACGGGCTGCCGGTCGACCCATGGCTGCGCGCCCACGTGCGCCTCGGCGGCCGCATCGTGCAGGTGGCGCCGCTGTCCATGACGATCCCCGGCACGCTGGCCCAGTGGCGGGAGTGGACCGGTCTGCCCTTCGACGTGGACGGGTCCGTCGAGGTCGAAGGGGGCCTCGCCCCCGTCCACGTCGACCTGGCCAACGACCACGCGGTCTACGTCGAGCCCAACGTCTGGGTCCACCACGACCTGCGCCCCCTCGCTGGGTGA
- a CDS encoding NAD(+) synthase → MTDRDFRNLYRHGFARVAACTLPVTMADPRANAAAILERARHVGDQGAAVALFPELSLTGYAIDDLLLQDVLLREVEAALVDLTRATADLLPLVVVGAPLRHRNRLYNCAVLIHRGEIIGIAPKAYLPNYREFYEKRHFAAGAGIVDEWFRPTFAQGEDAAVLDGVPFGTDLLVHVDDVPGLVVHVEVCEDMWVPVPPSAHAALAGATVLLNLSASPITVARAEDRHLLARSASARCNAAYVYAAASEGESTTDLSWDGQTMVYEGGDLLGESERFPSGPRETLVDVDVDRLRQERLRQGSFDDNGVALGIARADGGPTTAYRDLHVELEAPTGDLGLLRPLDRFPFVPDDEARLAQDCYEAYNIQVSAVEQRLRAIGGADWQPKIVIGVSGGLDSTHALLVAAKAMDRLERPRTDIIGITMPGFATSDHTKTNAVALMQSLGITWEELDIRPTATQMLRDMGHPYGLDPEADHPDEVYDVTFENVQAGLRTDYLFRIANQRGGIVLGTGDLSELALGWCTYGVGDQMSHYGVNAGVPKTLMQHLVHWVADTGQLPEVSETLRSVLATEISPELVPSKDADRPQSTQDKIGPYALQDFTLFHVLRRGDRPSKIAFLAEQTWSDATKGEWPSSVAEEDRGAYDLAEIRKWLVVFVQRFFDNQFKRSALPNGPKVLPGGAVSPRGDWRMPSDAAATRWLADIEDNVPG, encoded by the coding sequence ATGACGGATCGCGACTTCCGCAACCTCTACCGCCACGGCTTCGCGCGGGTGGCGGCGTGCACGCTGCCGGTGACCATGGCGGACCCGCGGGCCAATGCCGCGGCGATCCTCGAGCGGGCCCGGCACGTGGGCGACCAGGGGGCGGCGGTCGCGCTCTTCCCCGAGCTGAGCCTCACCGGCTATGCCATCGACGACCTGCTCCTGCAGGACGTGCTGCTCCGCGAGGTCGAGGCAGCCCTCGTCGACCTCACCCGGGCCACCGCCGACCTGCTGCCGCTCGTCGTCGTGGGTGCCCCCCTTCGCCACCGCAACAGGCTCTACAACTGCGCGGTCCTCATCCACCGCGGCGAGATCATCGGCATCGCGCCCAAGGCCTACCTGCCCAACTACCGCGAGTTCTACGAGAAGCGGCACTTCGCCGCCGGCGCCGGCATCGTCGACGAGTGGTTCCGGCCGACCTTCGCCCAGGGCGAGGACGCCGCGGTGCTCGACGGCGTCCCCTTCGGCACCGACCTGCTCGTCCACGTCGACGACGTGCCGGGCCTCGTGGTCCACGTCGAGGTCTGCGAGGACATGTGGGTGCCCGTCCCGCCGAGCGCCCACGCCGCCCTCGCCGGCGCGACCGTCCTGCTCAACCTCTCCGCCTCCCCCATCACCGTCGCCCGGGCAGAGGACCGGCACCTGCTCGCCCGCTCCGCCTCGGCCCGGTGCAATGCCGCCTACGTCTACGCCGCCGCGAGCGAAGGGGAGTCCACCACCGACCTGTCGTGGGACGGCCAGACAATGGTCTACGAAGGGGGCGACCTCCTCGGCGAGTCCGAGCGCTTCCCCTCCGGTCCCCGCGAGACCCTCGTCGACGTCGACGTCGACCGGCTGCGCCAGGAGCGGCTGCGGCAGGGCAGCTTCGACGACAACGGCGTGGCCCTGGGCATCGCCCGCGCCGACGGCGGCCCGACCACCGCCTACCGCGACCTGCACGTCGAGCTCGAGGCGCCCACCGGTGACCTCGGGCTGCTCCGCCCGCTCGACCGCTTCCCCTTCGTCCCCGACGACGAGGCCCGCCTCGCCCAGGACTGCTACGAGGCCTACAACATCCAGGTCTCCGCGGTGGAGCAGCGGCTGCGCGCCATCGGTGGCGCCGACTGGCAGCCCAAGATCGTCATCGGCGTGAGCGGCGGGCTCGACTCGACCCACGCGCTGCTCGTCGCGGCCAAGGCGATGGACCGGCTCGAGCGGCCGCGCACCGACATCATCGGCATCACGATGCCCGGCTTCGCCACGAGCGACCACACGAAGACCAATGCCGTCGCGCTCATGCAGTCGCTCGGCATCACGTGGGAGGAGCTCGACATCCGGCCCACCGCGACACAGATGCTGCGCGACATGGGCCACCCCTACGGGCTCGACCCCGAGGCCGACCACCCCGACGAGGTCTACGACGTGACCTTCGAGAACGTCCAGGCCGGGCTGCGCACCGACTACCTCTTCCGCATCGCCAACCAGCGCGGCGGCATCGTCCTGGGCACCGGCGACCTGTCCGAGCTGGCCCTCGGCTGGTGCACCTACGGCGTCGGCGACCAGATGAGCCACTACGGGGTCAACGCCGGCGTGCCCAAGACGCTCATGCAGCACCTCGTGCACTGGGTCGCCGACACCGGCCAGCTGCCGGAGGTCTCCGAGACGCTGCGCTCGGTCCTCGCGACCGAGATCTCCCCCGAGCTCGTCCCGAGCAAGGACGCCGACCGGCCGCAGTCGACGCAGGACAAGATCGGGCCCTACGCGCTGCAGGACTTCACGCTCTTCCACGTGCTCCGGCGCGGGGACCGGCCGAGCAAGATCGCCTTCCTCGCGGAGCAGACGTGGTCGGACGCGACGAAGGGAGAGTGGCCCAGCTCCGTCGCCGAGGAGGACCGCGGCGCCTACGACCTCGCCGAGATCAGGAAGTGGCTCGTCGTCTTCGTGCAGCGCTTCTTCGACAACCAGTTCAAGCGGTCGGCGCTGCCCAACGGGCCCAAGGTGCTGCCGGGCGGCGCGGTCTCACCGCGAGGCGACTGGCGGATGCCCAGCGACGCCGCCGCCACCCGCTGGCTCGCGGACATCGAGGACAACGTCCCGGGGTGA